The sequence below is a genomic window from Dromaius novaehollandiae isolate bDroNov1 chromosome 7, bDroNov1.hap1, whole genome shotgun sequence.
TTGGAATAGTTCCATTAAACTCAATGGAGCTAAGAGGATTAACGCTGGCCGACGATCTGGCTCCTAGTGTTTTCCCAGCTGCAAGTCTTAGTTTAGGCTGCTGCCAAGAGGTTAACACTGTGATAATAGAATGAGAAAGTATTTATACaggtatatatagatatataattatatttaaaGAACACTTTGCTACTAGtacttttgtcattttaaaatccgcaattttaaaacaaattattttagaagAGCAGCAGAACCTCTTGAGTAAACTACAGACTCTCTCACCCACTCCTAGGCCACTTACTGTCCTAGGAGCAAGGTTAAAACGTTATTTGTAAATGCTATTTCTTAAAACATAGGGTGCAACTAAATAAGTAAGGCTCCCAAGGGTCTCTAAGAAGCCAGTGAGTCAACACACAGGCATGGAGTAACATCAAATCAACAATTCTAAAAAAGGTGCTTCATaagttaaggaaaataaaaatacagagccTCAAACTTACCACAGAAGGCCCTCAGACTTATGAAACTAAACTGCTGTTATGTGGTACAGTGTTAGACATACATTTTTGTACATTCGCAAGGGGCAATACACACTGAACCCAGGAAAACAGCTCACCCTAGAAAGTCGTTTTGAAAGGAATATTGACTTTGATTCATGCTCCTAAATCCCTAGCgtaaaacagttttgctttaaaaataattgttcatTCTGTAGAATAAAGTCCCCCCACTCTTCTCCAGCCACCAAAACCCCACACCGTATCTACGCATTTGAAAAAGGCtctcctctgaaatgtttctacCTATTTGTCTGAAATTATAAAGGAGTGGCATCTCATCACGACTTTAAAGCACCTAGCAGAGTTGAGCAATATCCCAAAATAGGACATGATACACAGCTAATTGTGACAGAAACGGACTGCCTTTCAATTCCCACAAAAAGCAAGTCAGGTCACTCAACAAAAAGTGacagcaacaacaacagaaaacccCTCTTTtatcccttcccttccttccttccattcttAAGCTGGGCAGAGCAACTGAGGTTGGGTCCACAAAAATAaggttaataataataattaaacaacagcaacaacaacaacagcaacaacaacaaaataggTGTATCAATGTCTGAGGAAAAGTGGGATTGTAAGTGCAGTATTTCTTCATGTGCAGTTTTTTCTACTTCATAAGAGTCCCCTTTGGATGAGAAGGCCTAATGGAATGTGTGCTCCCCTCGGACAATGTGCGATGAGAACTCATAGCGGTCCTGGCTTCGGTAGCCACAGATGTTGCACTCTAGCGGGTCCCGGTAGCCATGGCAGCCCATGTGGATGGTGTACATGACATGGTCTAGGAAAAGAACGCGACAGTGCTCGCACTTGAAAGCCCTAATCTGCTCCCCTTCTCCATTGATGACCTTGTAGATATCCTTTAAAGAGCCCTTAGAAGCTTTTGTGGCATCCAAAGCCTTGGCGTCCTCCTTCATATAAGCCGGGCTTGGCTTTCTCTTGGGATTTAAGGCAGAGTTTCCTTGGTAGGACTGGCGGTCTTCGTGGCTGCTCTCTGAGTCAGTAGAATCCAGGCAGCTATTGCTGGGGGAGCCCTCTCTATCCTGGGTTCGACTCTTTGGTCTGATGAGGGAGATAGGGCCATCCATGTTGTTCTCGTGACTGTCAGCCGTTTCCCTGCTAATGGGCCTTTCTATCCTGTTAGGATGATAGACCTGAGCGTAAGCTGAGCTGATGACCGGGGCCACCTCTGCAATTGTGCTTGGTGTGTGCTGCATCAGGGGGTGAAGTGCCTCAGCTCCAAGGTAGGTGATTGCATTGTTGATGGCTTGGTCCATCATGTGAGACTGCATCAGCTCAGCCTCCTTCTCATAGGTTAAGTTCATATCAAAGTGAATGTCTGGATAGCCAAATCTCATGAGCTTTTCACCTAAGGGACAAAAgcaaatgaatgagaaaaatcAGTATTATCACTCCAAGGTTTCTCTCtaaaggggtggggtggggagagcaGAAACCCCCCAACTTGGAGTGAAATTCATTCCAGAGTCCAAAGTTACCTTCCTTCTATTTATTCACTGACCTCCTATGAAATTCCTGTCTTGAAATGGGCAAAATGGCAACCTCACTAACAGCTCTTTTTATTCCAGGTAAAGCATGCACCTGCACTGAACTCCAGACCAACTCCAAACCTTCCAGTGCTTGATTACTGCCCATGCCTCAAGTGAGGACATATATGTCAACTGGTGGAAAATGGGATTGTACCACTGAGGTCCACAAAGCTCTGCCAGTTGGTACCATTGGACATACTTTTCTGAAACTAAGGGAGGTGGCACTCCACATGCTCCCCAAGGTGGCTCATAGCTTACAATAGGGCAGTGCACTGAAAAATCTAAGCAAAGGCTATATAGTGCTCATAAGACAAGGACCTAGCACATCTTTAGTGCCACAAGGTATAGATCCTTCAGCCAGCACAACAAACAAAGAGGCTATATGTGTCCACAGACTGAAGCAAGCAACTTCAGCACTGTAAGGCAGATCTCGGTATCTTGCATTTAGGCTCTGATTGAATTTTTGCATTTCACCCTGCAAAAAAACCTTTACCTCAACTACT
It includes:
- the IKZF2 gene encoding zinc finger protein Helios isoform X10, with the protein product MHCTLTMEAEAADGYITCDNELSPEREHSDMAIDLTSSTPNGQHTSPSHMASSERPFHCNQCGASFTQKGNLLRHIKLHSGEKPFKCPFCSYACRRRDALTGHLRTHSVGKPHKCNYCGRSYKQRSSLEEHKERCHNYLQNVSMEAAGQVMSHHVPPMEDCKEQEPVMDNNIPLVPFERPAVIEKLTSNMGKRKSSTPQKFVGEKLMRFGYPDIHFDMNLTYEKEAELMQSHMMDQAINNAITYLGAEALHPLMQHTPSTIAEVAPVISSAYAQVYHPNRIERPISRETADSHENNMDGPISLIRPKSRTQDREGSPSNSCLDSTDSESSHEDRQSYQGNSALNPKRKPSPAYMKEDAKALDATKASKGSLKDIYKVINGEGEQIRAFKCEHCRVLFLDHVMYTIHMGCHGYRDPLECNICGYRSQDRYEFSSHIVRGEHTFH
- the IKZF2 gene encoding zinc finger protein Helios isoform X9, producing the protein MHCTLTMEAEAADGYITSGDNELSPEREHSDMAIDLTSSTPNGQHTSPSHMASSERPFHCNQCGASFTQKGNLLRHIKLHSGEKPFKCPFCSYACRRRDALTGHLRTHSVGKPHKCNYCGRSYKQRSSLEEHKERCHNYLQNVSMEAAGQVMSHHVPPMEDCKEQEPVMDNNIPLVPFERPAVIEKLTSNMGKRKSSTPQKFVGEKLMRFGYPDIHFDMNLTYEKEAELMQSHMMDQAINNAITYLGAEALHPLMQHTPSTIAEVAPVISSAYAQVYHPNRIERPISRETADSHENNMDGPISLIRPKSRTQDREGSPSNSCLDSTDSESSHEDRQSYQGNSALNPKRKPSPAYMKEDAKALDATKASKGSLKDIYKVINGEGEQIRAFKCEHCRVLFLDHVMYTIHMGCHGYRDPLECNICGYRSQDRYEFSSHIVRGEHTFH